A single genomic interval of Bacillus sp. es.036 harbors:
- the betA gene encoding choline dehydrogenase has protein sequence MEKYDIVIVGGGSAGSVLGDRLSADGTKSVLVLEAGRKDYSWDLLIQMPAALPFPAGKSLYDWKYESDPEPHMNGRRIKHARGKLLGGSSSINGMIYQRGNPLDYERWGADEGMETWNFAHCLPYFKRLENALGSPDDELRGHDGPIKLERGPAKNPLFQAFFNAGVEAGYSRTPDVNGFRQEGFGPFDKHVYKGQRLSASRAYLHPAMKRENLTVKTRAFVASIDFDGTRAKGLTYSQNGQMHQVQAGEVILSGGAINTPQLLQLSGVGDAKHLRSLGIKPVVDLPGVGENLQDHLEVYIQHACPQPVSEQPNLNKARMPWIGLQWMLGRTGPAATNHFEGGGFVRSNEDVKYPNLMFHFLPVAVRYDGQKADTAHGFQVHVGPMYSDARGSLKIRSTDPKEHPSMVYNYLSTEQDKREWVEAVRVSREIMKQPAIKPYNSGEISPGPSVQTDEEILEWVRNDAETALHPSCTAKMGPASDPMAVVDPKTMKVHGLDNVRVVDASAMPYVTNGNIHAPVLMLAEKAADLILGRKPLDPIDADFYRHGVHPADAGTVTK, from the coding sequence ATGGAAAAGTACGATATTGTCATAGTTGGCGGCGGTAGTGCAGGTTCTGTACTCGGCGACCGTCTAAGCGCAGATGGTACAAAAAGTGTCCTAGTATTAGAAGCAGGACGAAAAGATTATTCATGGGATCTCTTAATTCAAATGCCGGCAGCTCTACCGTTTCCAGCAGGAAAGAGCCTTTACGATTGGAAATATGAATCTGACCCTGAGCCACACATGAATGGGCGTCGTATTAAGCATGCACGAGGAAAGCTACTTGGTGGATCAAGTTCAATTAACGGTATGATTTATCAACGAGGAAACCCGTTGGACTACGAACGCTGGGGAGCAGATGAAGGGATGGAAACGTGGAATTTCGCACACTGTCTTCCTTACTTCAAGCGTTTAGAGAATGCTTTAGGATCACCAGACGATGAGCTTCGCGGTCACGATGGTCCGATCAAATTGGAGCGTGGACCAGCGAAAAATCCTTTGTTCCAGGCTTTCTTTAATGCTGGTGTAGAGGCTGGATATTCACGAACTCCTGATGTGAACGGTTTCCGTCAGGAAGGATTTGGTCCATTTGATAAGCATGTATACAAAGGACAGCGTTTGTCTGCATCTCGTGCTTATTTACACCCAGCCATGAAACGAGAGAACTTAACAGTAAAAACGCGCGCTTTCGTTGCTAGTATCGATTTTGATGGTACGCGCGCTAAAGGATTGACCTATTCACAAAATGGACAAATGCATCAAGTTCAAGCTGGTGAAGTGATCCTTTCAGGTGGGGCGATCAATACGCCGCAGCTTCTTCAACTGTCAGGTGTAGGAGATGCAAAACACCTTCGCTCTCTAGGGATTAAACCAGTTGTCGACCTTCCAGGTGTCGGAGAAAACCTTCAGGATCACCTTGAAGTCTACATCCAGCACGCTTGTCCGCAGCCTGTTTCCGAACAGCCTAACTTGAATAAAGCTCGTATGCCATGGATTGGTTTGCAGTGGATGCTTGGCAGAACGGGTCCTGCAGCGACAAACCATTTTGAAGGTGGAGGCTTCGTTCGTTCCAATGAGGATGTTAAATATCCGAACTTAATGTTCCACTTCCTTCCGGTTGCCGTCCGTTACGATGGTCAAAAAGCGGATACGGCTCACGGATTCCAGGTTCATGTAGGACCAATGTACTCTGACGCTCGTGGCTCATTAAAGATCCGTTCGACAGATCCGAAAGAGCATCCAAGCATGGTTTACAATTATCTTTCTACGGAACAGGACAAACGCGAGTGGGTGGAAGCAGTAAGAGTTTCTCGTGAAATTATGAAGCAACCAGCGATAAAACCATATAACTCAGGAGAAATTTCTCCAGGTCCATCTGTTCAAACAGACGAAGAGATTTTGGAATGGGTAAGAAACGATGCTGAAACTGCCCTTCATCCGTCTTGTACGGCAAAAATGGGACCAGCTTCCGATCCAATGGCGGTTGTAGATCCGAAAACGATGAAGGTTCATGGTCTGGATAATGTACGTGTAGTCGATGCGTCTGCTATGCCTTACGTAACAAACGGCAATATTCATGCGCCTGTTTTGATGTTAGCGGAAAAGGCAGCCGATCTGATTCTTGGACGTAAACCACTCGATCCAATTGATGCTGACTTCTATCGTCATGGTGTTCATCCGGCAGATGCAGGTACGGTAACAAAATAA
- the betB gene encoding betaine-aldehyde dehydrogenase yields the protein MDLKLQQYINGKWVGANSGRMRKVINPYNQEIIATVPEGDESDAKAAIAAAREAFDNGEWAFTPATERGAIVRKIAELIERDKEELAHLESLDTGKTVEESRGDMDDIAGVFRYFAELADKDGGELIDAPVANSISKVVHEPVGVCGQITPWNYPLLQASWKLAPALATGNTLIIKPSEITPLTHIKVFELMEEAGVPAGVANLVLGAGDTVGAELSNNTDVDLISFTGGIATGKKIMQAASVNVKNLALELGGKNPNVIFADADFDIAVDQALNGVFFHAGQICSAGTRLIVEESIHDEFVDALVERVKKFKLGSGFDEETQMGPLISAEHLSKVEKYVEAGIKEGATVAVGGKRPEDPELQQGFFYLPTIFTDCSTDMSIVQDEAFGPIITVEKFKAEEEAIKLANDSIYGLAGGVWTKDIAKAERCAAKMRMGTVWINDFNLYFPHAPWGGFKQSGIGRELGKAGLEEYTETKHIFQNLKPETINWF from the coding sequence TTGGATCTTAAACTACAACAATACATTAACGGTAAATGGGTTGGCGCGAACTCGGGACGTATGCGTAAAGTTATTAACCCATATAACCAAGAAATCATTGCAACTGTCCCAGAAGGTGACGAATCAGATGCGAAAGCAGCAATCGCGGCTGCAAGAGAAGCATTTGATAATGGCGAGTGGGCATTTACGCCTGCAACTGAGCGGGGAGCAATCGTAAGGAAGATTGCTGAATTAATTGAACGAGATAAAGAAGAACTTGCTCATCTTGAGTCATTGGATACTGGTAAAACAGTTGAAGAAAGCCGTGGAGACATGGATGATATCGCAGGTGTGTTCCGCTATTTTGCAGAACTCGCAGATAAAGATGGCGGAGAGCTAATCGATGCTCCGGTAGCAAATTCAATTAGTAAAGTCGTACATGAACCAGTCGGCGTATGTGGTCAAATTACGCCTTGGAACTATCCTTTACTTCAAGCGTCTTGGAAACTGGCTCCAGCACTTGCAACAGGAAATACGTTGATTATCAAGCCAAGTGAAATTACGCCGCTTACGCATATCAAAGTATTTGAACTAATGGAAGAGGCGGGAGTACCTGCTGGGGTAGCTAACCTCGTTCTTGGTGCGGGAGACACAGTTGGCGCGGAGTTATCAAATAACACGGATGTTGATCTTATTTCTTTCACAGGCGGCATTGCGACTGGGAAGAAAATTATGCAAGCAGCAAGCGTGAATGTGAAAAACCTTGCGCTAGAGCTTGGTGGTAAAAACCCGAATGTTATTTTTGCTGATGCTGATTTTGATATCGCTGTTGATCAAGCGTTAAACGGGGTGTTTTTCCACGCAGGACAAATTTGTTCCGCTGGGACAAGACTTATTGTAGAAGAAAGCATTCATGATGAATTCGTTGATGCGCTTGTCGAGCGTGTGAAAAAATTCAAACTTGGAAGCGGATTTGATGAAGAGACTCAAATGGGTCCACTTATTTCTGCTGAACACCTATCGAAAGTAGAAAAGTATGTTGAAGCAGGAATTAAAGAAGGCGCTACTGTAGCCGTTGGTGGCAAGCGCCCAGAAGATCCAGAACTACAACAAGGTTTTTTCTACTTGCCAACGATTTTCACAGACTGCTCAACCGATATGAGTATTGTTCAAGATGAAGCTTTTGGTCCGATTATCACAGTTGAGAAATTCAAGGCTGAAGAAGAAGCGATCAAGCTTGCAAATGACTCAATTTACGGACTCGCAGGCGGCGTATGGACAAAAGATATTGCAAAAGCAGAACGCTGTGCCGCAAAAATGCGCATGGGTACGGTTTGGATCAATGATTTCAACCTTTATTTCCCGCATGCACCTTGGGGTGGATTTAAGCAGTCTGGTATTGGCCGTGAACTTGGTAAAGCAGGTCTAGAAGAATATACCGAAACGAAGCATATCTTCCAAAACCTTAAACCTGAAACGATTAATTGGTTCTAA
- a CDS encoding TetR/AcrR family transcriptional regulator, which translates to MSKLPMSERIERAALPLFARKGFEGTSLSKIAKCVGIKKPSLYAHFASKEDLFFAILQKVNRDYRDFLEMQVQQYRELSTERQLYSLLKDHTTYLENEDLGLLFKRFMLFPPLVLKETFNEQFIQSEEALTNVLLSVVKEGKRRGDIQGDSDEVIDAYICLLDGTFEQLFYYSEVEHEERLQNAWRIFWRGIQGC; encoded by the coding sequence ATGTCCAAGCTACCGATGAGTGAGCGGATCGAACGAGCAGCTCTCCCGTTATTTGCGAGAAAAGGTTTCGAAGGTACATCATTAAGTAAAATTGCGAAATGTGTTGGCATAAAAAAACCCTCATTATATGCTCATTTTGCAAGTAAAGAAGATCTTTTCTTCGCGATTCTTCAAAAAGTAAATCGAGATTATCGTGATTTTCTAGAAATGCAAGTTCAACAGTATCGTGAACTGTCGACGGAAAGACAGTTATATAGCTTATTGAAAGACCATACAACCTATCTTGAAAATGAAGATCTTGGGCTTCTCTTTAAGAGGTTCATGCTTTTTCCCCCGTTAGTACTGAAAGAAACATTTAACGAACAGTTTATTCAATCAGAAGAAGCGTTAACGAACGTATTACTAAGTGTAGTGAAAGAGGGGAAAAGAAGGGGAGATATTCAAGGCGATTCTGATGAGGTAATCGATGCTTATATCTGTCTACTAGATGGCACATTTGAACAGCTCTTTTATTATTCTGAAGTAGAGCATGAAGAGCGTCTCCAAAATGCCTGGCGTATTTTCTGGAGAGGGATTCAAGGGTGTTAA
- a CDS encoding sodium:solute symporter family protein, giving the protein MFVYLGTTNSNVNWGSFIAMLVFYGIIYYIGAFMASGKSESASDMMVAKRSLPLWISMFTMAATWVGGGYISGTAESTYSLGLVWAQAPWGYALSLIVGGIFYARKMRRYEFMTMIDPLEQRFGKKVAGVLYIPALLGEVFWSGAILTALGTTFGTILGLDFQTSIILSAIIAVAYTVVGGMWSVAFTDVFQMLAVMIGLFLVLPYALSEVGGLSSVWNHYQTDMGSYASLFPPLDGWKDPEWGNYYWNWWDFALLLVFGGIPWQVYFQRVLSAKSENTAMWLSIIAGFICIIAAIPAVIIGAIGLDTDWASLGINAPDNPSMILPYVLQYLTPGVIGAIGLGALAAAVMSSMDSSILSASSMAAWNVYRPLFKPDASSDQLKKMIKRSIVLVGIAATIIALNVQSVYALWYLAADLVYVILFPQLTTALFLKDANKYGSIAGLVVSFILRIGGGEPIIGLPVFLPYPMIEDGIVLFPFRTLAMVAGLVTIIVVSKATKKMCPPKPLLMPAERENGNEKIAS; this is encoded by the coding sequence ATGTTTGTTTATTTAGGAACGACCAACTCGAATGTTAACTGGGGCTCCTTTATTGCCATGTTAGTATTCTACGGAATTATCTATTATATTGGAGCGTTTATGGCAAGTGGTAAATCGGAATCTGCATCAGATATGATGGTAGCGAAACGCTCTTTACCATTGTGGATCTCGATGTTTACAATGGCTGCCACATGGGTTGGTGGCGGTTACATATCAGGTACCGCAGAATCAACTTATTCACTTGGACTAGTATGGGCACAGGCGCCATGGGGGTATGCACTAAGTTTAATTGTTGGTGGTATCTTCTATGCGAGAAAAATGCGTCGCTATGAATTTATGACCATGATAGATCCACTCGAACAACGATTCGGAAAGAAAGTTGCTGGTGTCTTATACATCCCCGCTCTTTTAGGAGAGGTCTTCTGGAGTGGTGCAATCTTAACAGCTTTAGGAACAACTTTTGGGACAATTCTAGGTTTGGATTTTCAAACGTCTATTATTCTATCAGCCATTATTGCAGTGGCTTACACTGTCGTCGGTGGCATGTGGTCCGTTGCTTTTACTGATGTATTCCAAATGCTCGCTGTTATGATCGGACTGTTCTTAGTGCTTCCTTATGCACTATCAGAAGTAGGCGGGTTAAGTTCCGTTTGGAACCACTATCAAACCGATATGGGAAGCTATGCAAGTCTTTTCCCTCCATTAGACGGCTGGAAAGACCCTGAATGGGGAAACTATTATTGGAACTGGTGGGATTTTGCCTTACTACTCGTTTTTGGTGGAATCCCGTGGCAGGTCTACTTCCAGCGTGTTCTTTCAGCTAAATCGGAAAACACGGCGATGTGGCTTTCCATTATCGCTGGATTCATTTGTATAATTGCTGCGATTCCAGCCGTTATCATTGGGGCGATCGGATTAGATACAGATTGGGCAAGTCTTGGTATAAATGCTCCCGATAACCCATCTATGATTCTTCCTTATGTCTTACAATATTTAACGCCTGGAGTGATTGGCGCGATTGGATTGGGTGCTCTAGCAGCTGCTGTTATGTCATCAATGGATTCTTCCATTCTATCAGCATCATCTATGGCAGCCTGGAATGTGTACAGACCACTGTTCAAGCCCGATGCATCAAGCGATCAACTTAAGAAAATGATCAAGCGCTCGATCGTTTTGGTTGGAATTGCAGCCACGATCATTGCCCTGAACGTTCAAAGCGTTTACGCATTGTGGTATCTTGCTGCGGACCTTGTTTATGTGATTCTATTTCCTCAGTTAACAACCGCTTTGTTCTTGAAAGATGCGAATAAATACGGTTCAATTGCAGGATTAGTCGTTTCTTTCATCCTTCGAATAGGCGGTGGAGAACCAATTATCGGACTTCCAGTTTTCCTCCCTTATCCGATGATTGAAGATGGCATTGTCCTGTTCCCGTTCCGAACACTCGCAATGGTAGCAGGTTTGGTAACCATTATCGTGGTGTCTAAAGCGACCAAGAAAATGTGTCCACCTAAACCACTATTGATGCCAGCTGAGAGAGAAAACGGTAATGAAAAGATTGCCTCGTAG
- the cudC gene encoding choline uptake/conversion transcriptional regulator CudC yields the protein MSEYNERPRMKIEEAKDKVIGAIAETMDLYGVTPAAANLYATMYFKDQMTLDEMRTELGMSKPSMSTSVRKLQEIEMVKKTFTRGSRKHTYVAEKNFFRSFMAFYCQMWEREVKMNLEAIEEAQEDFIDVIKDSTSTPEIVATAKKHYDQLEESKKYYHWLDDLVESIRSGKIFEFLPKDQED from the coding sequence ATGAGTGAATATAATGAAAGACCCAGAATGAAAATAGAAGAAGCCAAAGATAAAGTGATTGGCGCCATTGCGGAGACGATGGATTTATATGGGGTAACACCCGCAGCCGCTAATTTATACGCGACGATGTACTTTAAAGACCAAATGACTCTTGATGAAATGCGCACGGAACTCGGAATGAGTAAACCAAGTATGAGTACGAGCGTCCGCAAGCTACAAGAAATTGAAATGGTCAAAAAAACGTTTACACGCGGCTCAAGAAAACATACTTACGTAGCTGAGAAGAATTTCTTTCGTTCCTTTATGGCGTTTTACTGCCAAATGTGGGAACGCGAAGTGAAAATGAATTTGGAAGCGATTGAGGAAGCCCAAGAAGATTTTATAGACGTGATCAAAGATTCCACAAGCACTCCAGAGATCGTAGCAACCGCAAAAAAACACTATGATCAATTAGAGGAATCGAAAAAATACTATCACTGGTTGGATGATTTAGTTGAAAGTATAAGAAGCGGTAAGATCTTTGAATTTTTGCCGAAGGATCAAGAGGATTAA